From Aspergillus fumigatus Af293 chromosome 5, whole genome shotgun sequence, a single genomic window includes:
- the snf4 gene encoding AMP-activated serine/threonine-protein kinase regulatory subunit SNF4: MAEHASQWTMQRPPTGRNNLPPEPTTATAMANDTPTPTAAHATISASTTTTTTTTTTTTNTFPLSTPDLTIAHGHEGPFVQPSSYLRPRGLSHPMRSSEPERAIDREEREGLRAIRNFLKVRTSYDVLPLSFRLIIFDTSLSVKETPLWDSKTSTFAGLLTTSDYINVIQYYFQNPAALDQIDQFRLDSLREVEKALGVAPPETISIDPERPLYEACRRMLESRARRIPLVTNDSQTDRPHVLSVVTQYRILKFVAVNVSDTQKLKKPLKEILLGTYDNIATASMDTPVIDVIHILVERSISSVPILNSEGVVYNVFEAVDVITLIKGGVYDDLSLTVGEALKKRSAEFPGIYTCSLNDGLDTIFDTIRKSRVHRLVVVDGDFRLKGVLTLSDILQYILLEGENDESS, from the exons atggcggAACATGCCTCTCAGTGGACGATGCAGCGGCCCCCCACAGGCAGAAACAACTTGCCGCCCGAACCCACCACCGCAACCGCAATGGCCAACGACACTCCGACTCCCACTGCCGCGCATGCTACCATCTCCGCCAGCACTACCACCacaacgacgacaacgaccaccaccaccaacaccTTTCCTTTGTCGACGCCTGATCTTACTATCGCCCACGGTCACGAGGGCCCTTTTGTGCAGCCCTCATCCTACCTTCGCCCGCGAGGTCTCTCACATCCAATGCGCTCATCTGAGCCCGAGAGGGCAATTGATCGGGAAGAGCGCGAGGGTCTA CGGGCCATCCGTAACTTCCTCAAAGTCCGCACCAGCTATGACGTCCTTCCGCTCAGTTTCCGGCTCATCATATTTGATACGTCCCTCTCCGTCAAGGAGA CTCCGTTATGGGATTCAAAGACCTCGACCTTTGCCGGTCTTCTGACCACTTCCGACTACATCAACGTCATACAGTATTATTTCCAGAATCCCGCGGCACTGGACCAGATTGACCAATTTCGACTGGACAGTCTTCGAG AGGTGGAAAAGGCTCTCGGTGTTGCTCCGCCAGAAACTATTTCGATCGACCCAGAACGGCCGCTTTACGAGGCCTGTCGACGCATGCTAGAATCTCGCGCTCGCAGAATCCCTCTCGTTACAAATGATAGCCAAACGGATCGCCCTCACGTTCTTAGCGTGGTGACTCAGTACCGGATACTCAAGTTCGTGGCGGTCAATGTTAGTGACACACAAAAGTTAAAGAAGCCGCTCAAGGAAATTCTGTTGGGCACCTATGATAACATCGCCACGGCGTCAATGGATACACCAGTAATTGATGTCATTCACATACTCGTGGAGCGAAGTATATCTAGCGTGCCTATCCTGAACTCGGAAG GTGTTGTCTACAACGTCTTTGAAGCGGTTGATGTTATCACACTGATCAAGGGAGGCGTATATGACGATCTCAGTCTCACGGTCGGCGAAGCCTTGAAGAAACGAAGTGCG GAATTTCCCGGTATCTACACATGTTCTCTGAATGACGGTCTGGACACCATTTTCGATACTATTCGCAAATCTCGCGTGCACCGCCTGGTTGTGGTGGATGGAGATTTCCGACTCAAGGGTGTTCTCACTCTAAGTGATATCCTACAATATATTCTCCTCGAGGGCGAAAATGACGAATCATCATGA
- a CDS encoding CRAL/TRIO domain protein, with protein MSAPSEAPAATVSVTDSQANSAPSNSIKDQTSAATTVQSKAQVPPSNTSARDEKDNELDLPTSAADGLVQKPFPRPLDTSKAAAPAELTPDQQSKYEAVLKAVSEWTTLPTTSAKNAPTAPITDDERMFLTRECLLRYLRATKWNVTEAINRLQRTLTWRREYGLEKLTPDYISIENETGKQVILGYDIHARPCLYLLPSNQNTEKSDRQIEHLVFMLERVIDLMGPDQETLALIVNFNETKSGQNASLGQAKQALNILQNHYPERLGRALVINVPFVIWGFFKLITPFIDPLTREKLKFNEDLRQHVPAGHLMKSVGGDVEFRYDHSIYWPALNQLADKRRNEYRQRWIQGGKRIGEFERYLKTGTSPSLSQSEGTNGVSEKS; from the exons ATGTCTGCACCGTCAGAAGCTCCCGCTGCAACTGTTTCAGTCACCGACTCTCAGGCCAATTCGGCTCCATCAAACTCCATTAAGGATCAAACCTCTGCTGCGACTACAGTGCAATCCAAGGCTCAGGTTCCGCCTTCTAATACTAGTGCGAGGGATGAGAAAGATAATGAATTGGACCTTCCAACTTCCGCTGCAGATGGCCTCGTTCAGAAGCCATTTCCTCGCCCTCTTGACACATCAAAGGCAGCGGCTCCTGCTGAGCTAACCCCTGATCAGCAATCGAAATATGAGGCAGTCCTGAAGGCAGTTTCCGAATGGACCACTCTTCCGACAACATCGGCAAAAAATGCACCCACGGCCCCAATTACAGATGATGAGCGCATGTTTTTGACCCGCGAATGTCTTCTGCGGTACTTACGCGCTACGAAATGGAATGTCACCGAAGCTATCAATCGACTTCAGCGCACTCTCACTTGGCGCCGCGAATATGGCCTGGAAAAGCTGACTCCGGATTACATCTCGATTGAAAACGAGACAGGAAAACAGGTCATCCTCGGATACGACATCCATGCACGACCCTGTCTCTACCTCTTGCCCTCCAACCAGAACACGGAAAAAAGTGACCGCCAGATTGAGCACCTAGTCTTCATGCTGGAGCGCGTGATTGACCTTATGGGGCCAGACCAGGAAACTTTGGCACTTATCGTAAATTTCAATGAGACGAAGTCTGGGCAAAACGCGAGTTTGGGTCAAGCTAAGCAGGCGCTCAACATTCTTCAAAACCACTACCCTGAGAGACTGGGACGGGCATTAGTGATCAACG TGCCGTTCGTCATTTGGggcttcttcaagctgaTCACCCCGTTCATTGACCCTTTGACTCGGGAGAAACTGAAGTTCAACGAAGATCTTCGGCAGCATGTGCCTGCCGGCCACCTGATGAAATCCGTAGGTGGTGATGTGGAATTCCGATATGATCATTCCATTTACTGGCCGGCATTGAATCAGCTGGCTGATAAGAGAAGGAACGAGTACCGACAGCGCTGGATCCAGGGAGGCAAACGTATCGGAGAGTTTGAGCGCTATCTCAAGACCGGCACCAGCCCCAGTCTTTCACAATCCGAGGGCACCAACGGGGTTAGCGAGAAGTCGTGA
- a CDS encoding DNA-directed DNA polymerase alpha subunit POL12: MDMDDVTVELNELFAATSPDGLPKDVLAELQSILRVHSIPPQELFYKWESYCLKMGAEDTKLNLETVRLFKRDVQEALERESRGRAGRQTEKRSAVTATPRATNTSDVFGILDGLTPNGPGRTPTGMNSSTKRRSDFGSPSLLKVGKTDYNQSPNMKPAAVAGNGGGAIDGLQSVPFAERTNPGQIIETLNAHLSMPETLMAPFSEARIKPTANTDLKKFGYKPMAMRVSEASEILDDRIDEFTEIYQQEYETDDVNFGSAAIQSTSEIIAVGRIASDSLEGKLNPASLVLETSRRTGAGLRVPLNLDSIPSANFFPGQIVALRGINASGNYFSVKEVLPPPLLPPAASSPVSVDTINQRLEQAGSPSPLNVLIASGPYTADDNLAFEPLHEICQKAAETYADSLVLMGPFLDIEHPLLASGDFDLPEMEGFDPDTATLATVFRHFITVPLQKLVAAVPSITIVMIPSVRDALSKHVSWPQEQLSKKELGLPKQVRMVSNPVTLSFNETVIGMCSYDVLYDLRREEVLHGKPKEGSLLTRLPKYLIEQRHFLPMFPPSSRENLPKPATENGVATGAMLDLSYSKLGEWWNVRPDVLITPSLLPPFVKVVDSVLVINPGTLSKRRAAGTYAQMAIHPRVIADDEREQKQLSHKLYERARVDVIRI, from the exons atggatatggatgatGTTACAGTAGAGCTCAATGAGCTCTTTGCGGCCACATCGCCAGATGGATTACCCAAGGACGTCCTTGCGGAGTTACAGTCTATACTGCGTGTGCATTCAATTCCCCCACAGGAGCTCTTTTACAAATGGGAATCGTACTGCTTGAAGATGGGCGCGGAAGACACCAAACTGAATCTGGAGACAGTTCGATTATTCAAGAGGGATGTCCAGGAGGCATTGGAAAGGGAAAGCCGAGGAAGGGCTGGTAGACAGACCGAAAAACGAAGTGCAGTGACAGCGACTCCACGAGCAACAAATACGTCCGATGTTTTCGGAAT ATTGGACGGATTGACACCCAATGGCCCTGGCCGAACTCCAACTGGTATGAATAGTTCGACGAAACGCAGATCAGACTTCGGATCTCCTTCACTTTTGAAGGTCGGAAAGACCGATTATAATCAGTCTCCAAATATGAAACCCGCTGCAGTAGCTGGCAACGGCGGCGGTGCAATCGATGGATTACA ATCGGTGCCTTTCGCAGAAAGAACCAATCCCGGACAGATAATAGAGACCCTCAATGCGCATTTATCTATGCCTGAGACCCTAATGGCACCCTTTTCAGAAGCTAGGATAAAGCCCACTGCGAACACGGACCTCAAGAAGTTTGGGTATAAGCCTATGGCGATGCGGGTTTCTGAAGCCTCGGAAATTTTGGACGACCGGATCGATGAGTTTACCGAAATTTACCAGCAAGAATATGAAACGGACGATGTCAACTTTGGCAGCGCCGCTATCCAGAGCACAAGCGAGATCATTGCCGTTGGACGTATCGCTTCAGACAGCTTGGAAGGGAAGCTGAATCCCGCGTCACTTGTTCTTGAGACCTCCAGACGGACAGGCGCTGGTCTACGTGTACCACTGAACTTGGATTCCATACCGTCGGCGAATTTTTTCCCTGGACAAATAGTTGCGCTGAGGGGGATCAATGCCTCAGGGAACTATTTCTCCGTCAAGGAGGTGTTGCCTCCTCCCCTGCTACCACCTGCGGCGTCTTCTCCAGTTTCTGTGGACACTATCAATCAGAGGCTAGAGCAAGCCGGCTCTCCCTCACCATTGAATGTGTTGATCGCGTCTGGACCATACACGGCGGATGACAATCTCGCTTTCGAGCCGCTACACGAGATCTGTCAGAAAGCCGCTGAGACCTACGCGGACAGCCTTGTACTGATGGGCCCTTTCCTGGATATTGAGCATCCACTGCTGGCGTCAGGGGACTTTGACCTCCCCGAAATGGAGGGATTTGACCCCGACACTGCCACATTGGCAACCGTGTTCAGGCACTTCATAACAGTGCCGCTACAGAAACTCGTCGCTGCTGTGCCCAGCATTACGATTGTGATGATACCGTCCGTTCGGGATGCGTTGAGCAAGCACGTCTCCTGGCCGCAGGAGCAGTTATCGAAGAAAGAGCTCGGTTTACCGAAACAGGTCCGGATGGTATCCAACCCCGTGACGTTGTCCTTCAACGAGACCGTCATTGGTATGTGCTCGTATGACGTGCTATATGATTTACGACGAGAGGAAGTCCTGCACGGCAAACCCAAAGAAGGCAGTCTCCTGACTCGGCTGCCCAAATACCTAATAGAACAAAGGCATTTCCTCCCCATGTTCCCTCCCTCTTCCCGCGAGAATCTTCCCAAACCAGCAACTGAAAACGGTGTTGCGACGGGAGCCATGTTAGACCTCAGCTATTCCAAGCTAGGAGAGTGGTGGAATGTACGACCAGACGTGTTAATCACCCCGAGTCTACTCCCCCCATTTGTGAAG GTCGTCGACAGCGTCCTCGTGATCAACCCCGGCACACTATCCAAACGACGAGCAGCGGGGACATATGCACAGATGGCGATTCACCCACGCGTAATAGCAGACGACGAACGAGAACAGAAACAGCTAAGTCATAAGCTCTACGAACGGGCACGGGTGGACGTTATTCGCATATAA
- a CDS encoding translation initiation factor eIF2B subunit delta, whose product MATPINPPVPSSTSESATTAPAQQQSTSEMQPQQQQPPREPKGAAKNASKPAKQSQNPKEGTPAADGASPADAGSQKLTPAELKKKAKAEKAARRAKERAEREQAGGAAPAQGANPPFAKKGQTGAGGGGGAGGKDAAAAQSQKGRGYLPRRGSAQAAAGGAEQKKKQEDKNVAVFGHLYGQQRRTTVAGAGKEVHPAVLALGLQMRDYVICGSSARCVATLLAFKRVIESYTTPLGTSLARHLTTHLSHQITYLSTCRPLSISQGNAIRALKLAISSIDPSVPEASAKASLSDFIDSFIREKITVADQVIADSAAQKIQDGDVIVTYAGSSIVKQTLLTAHKQGKKFRVSIIDSRPLFEGKNLARTLAKAGLEVQYSLVNGISHAIKDATKVFLGAHAMTSNGRLYSRVGTALVAMSAKERAGGVEVPVIVCCETVKFTDRVALDSIVVNEIADADELVMNEPLQQVTGLPDAAAVAQPEPKKGNKSAANATPSESTVVTPGTSPLKDWKDTPNLQLLNIMYDVTPAEYVDMVVTEMGSLPPSAVPIVHRMSTNM is encoded by the exons ATGGCGACTCCTATCAATCCACCAGTTCCTTCGTCAACGTCAGAATCTGCCACGACCGCGCCGGCGCAGCAACAATCTACCTCCGAAATGCAaccccagcaacagcaaccgCCCCGCGAGCCCAAAGGAGCCGCGAAGAACGCCTCAAAACCCGCCAAGCAGTCCCAAAACCCCAAAGAGGGCACGCCCGCGGCCGATGGAGCCTCGCCGGCCGATGCAGGATCCCAGAAACTCACGCCCGCtgaactgaagaagaaggccaaaGCAGAAAAGGCAGCCCGCAGGGCGAAGGAGAGGGCCGAGAGAGAACAAGCTGGTGGTGCGGCGCCGGCGCAGGGCGCCAATCCCCCATTTGCGAAGAAAGGGCAGACCGGTGCGGGGGGTGGCGGTGGTGCGGGTGGGAaggatgctgctgctgcgcagtCGCAGAAGGGACGGGGGTATCTGCCGCGCCGGGGCTCTGCgcaggctgctgctgggggtgcggagcagaagaagaagcaggaggataAGAATGTGGCTGTTTTTGGACACCTGTATGGGCAGCAGCGGAGAACTACAGTTGCTGGGGCGGGCAAGGAGGTGCACCCTGCTGTGTTGGCTTTGGGGTTGCAGATGAGGGATTATGTGATATGTGGGAGCAGCGCGCGGTGTGTAGCGACGCTGTTGGCGTTCAAGAGG GTGATTGAGTCCTACACAACGCCTCTTGGTACCTCCTTGGCTCGTCACTTGACTACCCACCTCTCCCACCAGATCACCTATCTCTCCACTTGCCGCCCTCTCTCGATCAGCCAAGGAAATGCTATTCGTGCGCTCAAGTTGGCTATTTCCTCGATTGACCCGTCCGTTCCGGAGGCCAGTGCCAAGGCGTCGCTAAGCGACTTTATTGACAGTTTCATACGCGAAAAGATCACTGTTGCAGACCAGGTCATTGCGGACAGTGCGGCTCAGAAAATCCAAGATGGCGATGTAATTGTGACATACGCCGGCAGCTCGATTGTCAAGCAAACTCTTCTGACCGCACACAAGCAAGGCAAGAAGTTCCGGGTATCCATCATTGACTCTCGTCCGTTGTTCGAGGGCAAGAACTTGGCTCGCACATTAGCGAAGGCGGGTCTCGAAGTTCAGTACTCGCTTGTCAACGGCATCAGCCATGCCATTAAGGACGCTACGAAAGTGTTCCTCGGGGCTCACGCGATGACCAGCAATGGTCGGCTGTACTCACGCGTCGGCACGGCGCTGGTCGCCATGTCTGCCAAGGAGCGGGCCGGTGGTGTGGAAGTCCCCGTCATTGTATGTTGTGAGACCGTCAAGTTCACCGACCGGGTTGCTCTCGACAGCATTGTCGTCAACGAAATTGCCGACGCCGACGAGCTGGTAATGAACGAGCCCTTGCAGCAAGTGACGGGTCTGCCTGACgcggctgctgttgctcaaCCAGAGCCCAAGAAGGGCAACAAATCTGCTGCGAACGCCACTCCCTCCGAGTCTACTGTGGTCACACCAGGCACTTCACCTCTGAAAGACTGGAAAGACACTCCCAacctgcagcttttgaacATCATGTACGATGTGACACCGGCTGAGTATGTTGACATGGTCGTTACCGAAATGGGCAGCTTGCCTCCAAGTGCCGTCCCAATCGTGCACCGGATGAGCACAAATATGTGA
- a CDS encoding kinesin-3 family protein uncB, translated as MPLLHVSFFQIPLQKPLGSISISTYPNIGGAVDESNKDKRSQFAPAIDSSQNFSLLFKEGTASDDLFILSFYQPSSIHDHLVQLHSFPSFVGTVVCMYHRLIHRHRELVTHLVHILEEHSQVMALDPRFYHHLGHQTGPGSHISSSSCGASAITGITSPSAMSTSASAATLRSTASVPSLRAREGVAVSARRSDGVSSPTPGGNVKVVVRVRKFLPRETERNAECLIEMDPHTQMTKLKAPSVDPEDEGKPKSQARGKVLEDKAFVFDNSFWSHDPNDEHYATQEDVYNSLGEEFLDHNFEGYHTCIFAYGQTGSGKSYTMMGTPEQPGLIPRTCEDLFQRIESAESPDVSYNVRVSYFEVYNEHVRDLLVPRTDPPHYLRIRESPSEGPYVKDLTEVTVRNYNELMKYMRKGDMSRTVASTKMNDTSSRSHAVFTITLKQIHHDLSTDETTERTARIRLVDLAGSERAKSTEATGQRLREGSNINKSLTTLGRVIAALADPRHGRSGKRKGKDVVPYRDSILTWLLKDSLGGNSKTAMIACISPSDYEETLSTLRYADQAKRIRTRARINQDQMSAAERDKQIAEMAETIRALQLSVSLAAANRRETEIQNERLEVYQQKVEKMQRLMEETKMVSECKIRQLQTENEALRNHLKLALDSLKNPIPLVTIEKRKSGLSAWGEHNGNTDDGINETRPQSPISDAGPEPDLIWEDDDTILIEASQVKAQEMQADMEDLLVDLNMFKRKLATDHERFRFIQKHETRRRRRALQVVLANNR; from the exons ATGCCGTTGCTGCatgtttctttctttcaaaTTCCATTGCAGAAGCCCCTCGGATCTATCAGTATCTCCACTTACCCCAATATAGGCGGTGCGGTTGATGAATCcaacaaggacaagagaTCTCAATTCGCTCCTGCAATTGATTCCAGTCAGAACTTTTCTCTTTTGTTTAAGGAAGGCACTGCCAGCGACGACTTATTCATCCTAAGCTTCTATCAACCCTCGTCTATTCACGACCACCTCGTGCAACTTCActccttcccttcttttgTTGGTACTGTTGTCTGTATGTACCATCGCCTTATTCACCGCCACCGTGAGCTCGTCACTCATCTTGTACATATATTAGAGGAACACAGTCAAGTCATGGCGCTGGACCCACGCTTCTACCACCATCTCGGCCACCAAACCGGACCCGGCTCCcacatctcctcctcgtcgtgcGGTGCCTCGGCAATCACAGGCATAACCAGCCCTTCAGCTATGTCTACTTCTGCCTCCGCGGCCACGTTGCGCTCTACAGCCTCCGTTCCGTCCCTTCGCGCGAGAGAGGGCGTCGCTGTCTCAGCTAGACGTTCGGATGGCGTCTCGAGTCCAACACCCGGGGGTAACGTTAAAGTCGTCGTTCGTGTGAGGAAGTTTTTACCTAGAG AAACCGAGCGCAATGCGGAATGTCTAATCGAGATGGACCCTCACACACAAATGACCAAGCTCAAAGCGCCCAGTGTTGacccagaagacgaaggaaAGCCAAAGTCCCAAGCTCGCGGCAAGGTCCTGGAGGACAAAGCGTTTGTTTTTGACAACTCGTTTTGGTCCCACGACCCCAATGATGAACATTACGCTACCCAAGAGGACGTCTACAACTCTCTCGGCGAGGAGTTCCTCGACCACAACTTTGAAGGATACCACACTTGCATATTTGCGTACGGGCAGACAGGTTCGGGGAAGAGCTATACCATGATGGGAACTCCAGAGCAACCTGGCTTGATACCTCGGACGTGCGAAGATTTATTCCAGCGTATCGAAAGTGCCGAGTCGCCTGATGTCAGCTACAATGTCCGCGTGTCATATTTTGAAGTGTATAACGAGCATGTTCGCGACCTGCTGGTTCCCCGAACCGACCCTCCTCATTACCTTCGCATTCGCGAGTCTCCCTCAGAGGGCCCCTATGTCAAAGATCTTACAGAGGTTACTGTCAGGAACTACAACGAACTGATGAAGTACATGCGCAAGGGTGACATGTCTCGCACAGTCGCGAGCACCAAGATGAATGACACATCTTCCAGGTCGCACGCTGTGTTCACCATCACCTTGAAGCAGATACACCACGATCTTTCGACAGATGAGACGACTGAACGCACGGCCCGAATACGCCTAGTCGATCTTGCAGGATCTGAACGAGCCAAGTCAACCGAAGCTACTGGTCAACGACTCCGGGAAGGGTCCAACATCAACAAGTCGCTCACTACTCTGGGCAGAGTCATTGCAGCTTTGGCGGATCCTAGACATGGACGTTCTGGAAAGCGCAAAGGAAAGGACGTGGTGCCGTACAGAGACTCAATACTGACGTGGCTGCTCAAGGACAGTCTTGGAGGAAACTCGAAGACCGCAATGATCGCATGCATTTCTCCCTCAGACTATGAGGAAACCCTGTCCACCCTGCGCTACGCAGACCAAGCGAAGCGTATTCGCACTCGTGCTCGTATTAATCAGGACCAAATGTCAGCCGCGGAGCGTGATAAGCAAATTGCAGAAATGGCGGAAACTATCCGAGCCCTTCAGCTCAGCGTAAGCCTGGCCGCTGCTAACAGGAGGGAGACCGAGATTCAGAACGAGCGACTTGAAGTCTACCAGCAAAAGGTagagaagatgcagagacTTATGGAAGAGACCAAGATGGTCAGTGAGTGCAAGATCCGGCAGCTGCAGACCGAAAATGAAGCGCTGCGCAATCATCTAAAGCTTGCACTGGACAGCCTCAAGAATCCCATACCCCTGGTAACAATTGAAAAGCGCAAAAGTGGCTTATCTGCCTGGGGAGAACACAATGGCAACACAGATGACGGTATCAACGAGACCCGGCCTCAGTCACCGATTTCTGATGCAGGACCGGAGCCCGATCTCATctgggaagatgatgacaccatcctcatcgagGCTAGCCAGGTCAAGGCTCAGGAAATGCAGGCTGACATGGAAGACTTGCTGGTGGATTTGAACATGTTCAAGCGCAAACTGGCCACCGACCATGAACGATTTCGATTCATCCAGAAGCACGAAACTCGCAGGAGACGCCGTGCGTTGCAAGTTGTTTTGGCCAACAATCGCTAG
- a CDS encoding YoaK family protein encodes MADKTAGAPDLEAHPQHGDQVSHQPHKQRASFAQRWTQSIDPTYADLICLLLALVTGLCDSSAYNAWSCFLAMQTGNTIFLGLGASGQPSSKPWGWLKSLTSIVSFFIGALIFSNVTRRTGARRRGTLFTSFMVQTILVVIAVALIEADLIPHTQKDAELTGGLLFLELIPIALLAFQSAGSITSTRALGYNEIPAVVLTSVYFDVASDPKLVAGPASNVKRNRRVGGVAMLLVGAIVGGWLSRSSGGMQSALWMAAGLKFVIGLGWLFWRAEGK; translated from the exons ATGGCCGACAAAACCGCTGGAGCGCCTGATTTAGAAGCGCACCCCCAGCATGGGGACCAAGTGTCACACCAACCGCATAAGCAACGAGCGAGCTTTGCTCAGCGCTGGACGCAATCCATCGATCCCACCTACGCAGATCTCATCTGTTTGCTCCTCGCCCTGGTCACAGGCCTCTGCGACAGCAGCGCCTACAACGCCTGGTCGTGTTTCCTCGCAATGCAGACGG GAAACaccatcttccttggcctcgGCGCCTCAGGGCAACCAAGCAGCAAACCCTGGGGCTGGCTCAAGTCGCTGACTTCTATCGTCTCATTCTTCATCGGTGCGCTGATCTTCTCGAATGTGACGCGTCGCACTGGCGCCCGCCGCCGCGGCACCCTTTTCACCTCCTTCATGGTGCAGACCATCCTGGTCGTCATCGCCGTGGCGCTCATCGAGGCGGATCTGATCCCGCATACGCAGAAGGACGCCGAGCTGACGGGGGGGCTGCTCTTCCTCGAGCTGATCCCGATTGCGCTGCTGGCGTTCCAGTCTGCGGGGTCGATCACGTCAACCCGCGCGCTGGGGTATAATGAGATTCCGGCGGTTGTGCTGACGAGTGTGTATTTCGATGTTGCGTCTGATCCGAAGCTGGTGGCGGGGCCGGCGTCGAATGTGAAGCGGAATCGGAGGGTTGGAGGCGTGGCGATGTTGCTTGTTGGGGCGATTGTGGGCGGGTGGTTGAGTCGGAGCAGTGGGGGAATGCAGTCTGCTCTGTGGATGGCGGCTGGACTCAAGTTTGTCATTGGACTGGGGTGGTTGTTTTGGAGGGCTGAAGGGAAGTGA